TAGCAAAATTTCAACCAATCAAAAAGTCAAGAGTTGTTAATCATGTTGTGGTTTTCTTTGGTGGCATAAAGGGTTCTATTACTCTGTAAAGCAACGTAAAATAAAACATCATTATCAGATTTTAaggaattaattaaaaaaatacttCAAACCAAATTATACAATTAAAACTTAATAAACAAATTAAACATTGAGTTCATGTACCTATCTAAGTTTTTTCACGCATACAAGTCAGGCATATATTCTCTAATGATTGTTATGAACTCAATTCAAGTCAAGTTCAACGAACGAAGTTTAAAGAGTAGTTTAAGCAGTTGTTTTAGTGattttatatttaaaatattGAAGAACATGATTTTCTAGGATTTTATACAGTACAATATACATAGACAAGAGGGGTtagctctgatggtaagcaacctccgcttccaaccaagaggttgtgagttcgagtctccccaagagcaaggtgagaagttcttggagggaaggatgcccgggagtctatttggaaacagcctctctaccccagggtaagggtaaggtctgcgtacacactaccctccccagaccccactaagtgggattatactgggttgttgaaaaaaaaaatatacatagtttactagcctatttggccaatcttttaaATCCACTTATTTTAAGAAATACTACTCTTTTtaaaaagtgtttttctcaaaagtaattTCGGGGAGAAGCAACTTGTGTTtggttaattaatttgaaaagtacttttgagtagCAATTATTATTTGGCAAAGCTGTAAAAAAgtatttctaagtgtatttttctcaaaaagtatttttttttttttaaaaagtgcttctggagagaaactacttttttcagATTCTCCAaagctgcttctgcttctcctcaaaaacacttaTTTTTCTTCTAAAAGCTTCGCCAAACACTTcagctttgcaaaaaaaaaaaaaaaaaaaaaaaaaaaaaaaattttgaaaaataaaatatttttggccaCGGAGAAACATGGCCAAATAGGCTATTACTAAAGTTTCTCTCTCTTAACAATAAAAATTGAACATTCTTGCAAGTACGGCTCTCTAAAATGCGATTTATAAATACCATTCTGCAATTCCGATTTACAATTCGGATTCTCAATTTATTATTTATAAGTCGCTTATAAGTATCATTTTTCAGTTGCAATTTATAAGTCGCATTTCTCAATTGCGATTATAAGTCATATTTGTTAATTGCATTTTCAATTGATATATTGTATTTCTCAATTCCTTGATTATAGTCATATTTGTGGATTGCGATTATAATTACTAttaaatagaagaaagaaagagaagaaaaaaattaCTCGTATAACTTTTACATGAAATAATGCATTTTTGATCATTTTTACTTAACTAGTGTAACTTTCCTAAAATTACATATCTAGCTTAAATGCCGAATGTTGGGACAAAGCCTACATAAactatttatttctttattttatttttattttttaccatATATAAAAAcgtattatttcttttaaaaatagattaataaaaaaataatgtgACATAATAATTTTTGTATTATAAATACTTAAATAGTATGTAATTGTCTATCTATGTTACTTACCGTATAACCATACGTATATTATAATCTGTACGAAGAACTTATTAGCCAGGATTATTCTGATAAATTTTTTTGCTTGAAATAATATGACATATAGAAAAATGATATTTGTATAACTAATATACTACAAAGTTTTTTTGCCATTTTCGCCCGACTCATACATCTCATAAATTTAATACGAGGTATAGGGTTTCAgaaatctatctatctatatataataGAAATCTATCCATCTATATATAATAGGAGAGGCAAAGACACCATTGTAAGCCAAGTGACAACATAAtaaaagccacttggcaatttctttttaaaattattatgcACTATGTGTCATTAATAATTAGTTactatttttgaatttgaattttaaaCATAGGAGAAAAGTCTAATTTGAATTTGAAATAATTACAAATTTtatattgaaaataaaatataagaaaaGTCTAATTGCTTATTTCATATAATGTAGAAAAAAGTTCTAAGAATATTCATACATTTTAATTATACTAGTCTTTATGTTCGTGTGATGTACGCGATATCTTGTGCTAAATATTAAACATGTGCTAAAAGTAATACACTTTTAATGCGTAAACTACTTGTTATTCGTACATATAAAGTTAAATAATTAGTTccttgaaataaaaaataataatatataattcAAACCAATTTATTAATAAAGTTTAGCACAATTGATCAAGGATAAAACTGTTGCAAGTAGATATATTTCAAATTATTATATTAAAATTGGTAAAAAGACGACTAGCTCAATAACGCTAGTAGATAAGAGCATGAGTATTTCTTGTCTTTGTGACGCATTTCTTTAATATGAACTAGTATTAGTACTCGTGCGACGCACTGACAAATCATTTCAAATTGCAAtgtatgttgtttgaatcgtgtacaaataaccttaaaatatatatctctcggataaaaattatataacatgagaatttaattatgaagCAGGATCGTAGTAGACAACCAATCTATTTAacatatatttgtagcaacctgaccccttgattttagtacttgcatTTCATTCCGTGGTggatattaaagaatactaaacatgtcatattgtgatcagtcttgttcgagcacattagatcatattattttaataaaattcttacagtcactttatttttatcaggaagtcaaatatgtcttattcatcacattatttttacgtaaattcttttttttttgtttattttcttatagttattgtattatttaatatttcatattattataCCATCATATAATTTTTTGTTAGCTTATAATTAAGTTAATGTCttgcttattatccttttaatagtacatgataaaaataaatgtttaattctagaaatttgatatatttttatgcttttatcctcttattcataatattttaatcatttaaatttgtcagtaatatttttaaatataattaattattttattttatctatattaaaattaacttaaagtataagtatcctcacactacctctattttctttttaatatacatTCTCTTTCCTACTAtaaatgttaattagttttatattaatacataagttatttgattatcatgttccaaatatattgagttcttttataattaattttgtattagatgcagttaaattttctttcttttttagctataagataaaatttaattttaattttaattttcattattaagattaccaatattagaatttttttgtatttttaaaaaatttatttaatcatagaaaaaaattcttaattttatgaacacattatttctaaatattgaaTTAATGTTTTTACTATCATTTTAATTCTTTacgtaatatttttttaaaaaaacaaaattcatctcaaactcaaataattcttatcattttattttctaaactggacCACATTTTCAAAAAAGTATGCTATAaattcaaactcaaactaactgcactcgattcagatgttaatcataagtctaaaatattaatacataagtgatttgattatcatgttctaaatgtattgagttctcttataattaattttatattagatgcagttaaatttttgttcttttttagctataagataaaaattaatttttaattttcattattaatattaccaatattagaaatttattttgtattttaaaaatttatttaatgatagaaaaaaatttcttaattttttgatcacattatttctaaatattgtaataatatttttactatcattttaattctttacgtaatattttcaaaaaaaaaatcccatctcaaactcaaataattcttatcattttattttctaaactagaCCGCATTTTCAAATAATTATGCTATacattcaaactcaaactaactgcactcgattCGGATATTaatcacagaaaaatattttcttaactgtttgaacatattatatctaaatgttttAGTAatattttcattgtcattttacttctttacatatttttttttcttttttagtttgaagatacaaatttaattttagtaaaattacctatattagaaatttattttataatttaaaattttattttttattgttattttatttttcataaataagacttcaattcCGGGGTATTACTCATAATTTGAGCATTCGCATCgtagttttaagaactttctaatcttaaattcaaatagtcttttcttttcatttctacTAGTAAATTTCTAATAAGTTAACGTAATTTTCCtatttttaatctaatatatagtcttattatgttttatgtggcttttcattaactcgtagctttatttaatatcattctcaactacttttctttaataatataagataaatatataattttttaattatcaaataaatatttattttatttcaaaaatattaCTCGAAaagtttaaattatttaaaatttaataatatttttaagtattgtatatttactttatattattttctaaacttatgatttataaatgtccttacattatctctaatttatttttattgttcaatatttttagttttttattttactattagacttgagttatgtggacttatattataatttttttatcataatataaaaaactttctcatctcaaatttaaataagttttacactTTTTTTTAGGTAATTAGCATTTTATTAATCACCGATAATCTTTACATTTCATAGCCTGCTTATAACTCAGCAGCTATATCTATCAAAAACTCAAGAAAAACAATTTCATCCTACATACTATGTCTAATGAAACATAAAATGTTGAACTAAACTACTGATTCCTTTTGTAGCTCGCACATTACATATGTAGGCTATTTCTCTAGCTATACTATCAGCACTTCTACTTCTCTGTTGAAATATTCTCATGTTCCTTTCAATCCAAACACCATGGGTTACCTCTGCATAAACCATTATGTATAGTTGTGCTCCATAGGATCTGCCCTTAGCTCTCTGTGTTATCCATTCTTGATGTTGCCCCCAGTTATCTCCAATTACTTCTTGCCTTCGCATCCATTGTAGTACCTTTTGCCACACTGTTTTAGTAAAGGAGCAGCTCACAAACAGATGATCTCTAGTTTCATCATTCAGCTGACATAAGGAATATCTTGGATCCACATTGACTCCCGATTTAATCAATCTATATGCAGTTAGAAGTGTACCTTGCAACTGTACCCACATTGTGAATATAACTTTTGGTTTAGCTTTATTTTTGAACATCATAGAATTCCACACAACTCTTGGACTATTTCCCAGTAACTGATAATAGAACTGGCTGATCATGCTCTTTTTGGCTTGTTGCCTATGTTGAATTTGTTGTAGTACTGTTCTGGCACTTAGAATCTGTCTCACCATCCAGCTTGCCTGTTGTGGGATTGCTATGTCTTCTATCCTCTTATCTTTGATGTAGTATGCATGAATCCATCTTATCCATAAGCTATCTCGTTTGCTTGCTACATCCCAACACAGTTTTGCTATAGCTGCCCTGTTCCACATTTGTAAATTAATCAAACCATATCCCCCTCTTAACTTAGGTGTACACATCCTATCCCAAGCCACCAGGGATTTTTTGGTAATGGTGTTGATCCCAGGCCAAATATAACTTCTGCAATAAGCCGCTATCATCTTCATAACTTTCATTAGTAAGTTGAATAGTTGTGACCAGTAAGATTGAATACCAAATAGGACAGTTTGTACCAGCTGCACTCTTCCCGTATAAGAGAGCTTTTTGGCAGTCCATGAAAAAATCCTTGCAACTATCTTTTCTATTAAAGGATGCCACTGTATCAGGGATAGTTTCTTGGTAGCAAGAGGAATACCAAGATATTTAAATGGTAATTCTCCTATTGTGTAGCTCAACTTTTGAATAATTTCCATCTTAGTACTCTGTTGTACTCCTCCAAAATACACTGAGTTCTTTTTCAAATTTGCTTGTAAGCCAGATACTTGAGAGAAATGATTGAAGCAGTCTTGAATATGAGAAACAGAATAATCCCTAACTTTGCACACCTTGGATGGAACTTAAAATCTTTCTCCTCCTTCAACTTGTTAAGATTTATGCTGAGATACTCCATTACAATTGCAAACAAGAAAGGGGATATGAGATCACCTTGTCTTAGGCTTTTGGCAACATCAAAAGGTAGAGTAGTCTCTCCATTAACCATAATAGTGTAGTTAACAGTTTTCACACATTCCATTGTCCAATTCACAAATCTTTCTGGGAATCCCATTTCAGTCATGACTTGCTCTAAAAAACTCCATTCAACTGAATCATAGACTTTTTGGAGATCAATTTTGATCATGCATCTGGCAGAAATGTTCTTCCTTGTATAAGCTTTGACTAGATTATGAGCTAATATAATGTTGTGTGATATCCTCCTTCCAGGTATGAAACCAGATTGAGCTTCACTTATCACTGATGCTATCACTTGTTGTATTCTGCCAGCTGGGACTTTAGAGATTAACCTGTACAACATGGTGCAACAAGCAATAGGTCTGTAATCTTTTATTGTACTAGGATTGACCATTTTAAGGACCAATGTGATAGAGGTACAATTCACTGCTTTATACTATTTTCCAGTACTGAAGAACTCTTTCACTGCTTGACTGACTTCATTGTTGATAATCACCCATGCCTTCTTGAAGAAGTAAGCATTGTAGCCATCAATTCCTGGTGCTTTGTCACTGTCAATAGCACATAATCCATTATAGATCTCTTTGTCAGTCACCTCAGCACATAGAGCAAGTTTCTACATTTGTGATAGTTTTCGCCCATTACTCATGATCATTCTATCAATTGCAGGCAGAGATTGAGCTGCTGATCCGATTAAAGATTTATAGAAATCTACCACTTCCTGCTTTATGTTGTCAGGTTGAACAAGTTTATCTCCCATGATTGATACAAGTTCATTTACTTGCTTTCTCTGACTTCTTTCCTTCATAACATCTGCAAAATACTTGGTATTAGAGTCTCCCAGTTTGATCCACTTAGTTATTGCTTTCTGCCTTAATACACTTTCTTCAATAAGGGACCACTTTTCTAAGTTCTGCAATAAGCTTTTCTCTTCTTCAATCAGATTGTCATTATATGCTGTAATTATCTTCTGTTGCACCTCCTCTAAGGTTGTTCTAGCTTGTTCAATCTTCATACTAATAGTTCTATAGTGCTCAGTGTTTAGGGTCCTGAACAAAGGCCTTAACCTCTTCAATTTTATCCAAATTTTCTTCATTTTGCCCTCAGCGAAAGATTGATTCCAGATTCTTTCTATAATGGATATAAAGCTTTCATGATCTGCCCAGACATTAAAAAATCTGAAAGGTGTTTTGCCAGGTTTGGGAGCTGAGGAAAGAGTTAATAGCATTGGACTATGATCAGATATGTATGGCAATCCATATTTAGTAGCCACATGACCCTACTGCATCATCCACTCATAATTGCCAAAAGCTCTGTCAATTCTGCTGCTGATCCTTTCTACACCATGTTGCTTGTTTGACTATGTGTAATAGTCACATGTCCATGCCAGTTCATTCAGAGTTAGATTAGCTACACAGTCAGCAAAGTCCTGCACTTCTGTATATGTAATGGGGTTGCCCATCTGCCTGTCATTGGTATGTAGGACTGCATTGAAATCCCCACATAGCAACCATGGTTTTGTATTTCCTGTAGCAATGTCCTTCAAACCACTCCATAATTGTTTCCTTTGCTCTATGGTATTGTAACCATATATAGCTGTAATTGCACAATCAATTATTCCCACCCTATCTTGTACCAAATAATGTATGTATTGAGCTGCAACACTTAGGATAGTAACATTATACCACTGCGAGTCCCAAGTAAACCATATCCATTTATTTGAAGCATCCTGATAGTTGGTAGCATAGTTCCACCCTGGCAGTATATTTGATATGATTTTACTAGCATTATGTTCCTTAACTCTTGTTTCCACTATGACTGCTAGTTTTATTCTTTGGTtactaatatatttttttaactcTTTTTGTTTATACCTCTTATTCACCCATCTAATATTCCAAAATATCCACTTCATCAGTAAGTTAGCCTACCTCTTCCTTTATCAGGAGGTACACTACTCAAACACCATGATCCTTTAGTCAATGGTCCAAAAGAATTCCTCATAGCAATGGCTGATAAAGCTGGAAAATTTGTCATATCCAGTTCAAACCTGTCCTCTATAGCTTTGCCTTTGTCCATTGAGTTTTCCATTATGCTCTGTTGCTgagataaaaatcttagttttttcctatgataaaaaatattagttttttttctatttattctttattattgattttacattattcaatacctaatattattacattgtcatgtgaatttttattagcctgtttgaatttaatatctatttttacctcactcattctaatataatatagataaaaattaaaatactttctcatctcaaattcaaataatttttatcattatattttcttaattggatcatatttttaaaaaattatggtatgctttcaaacttaaactaactaaactcaattcaaatattaatcatagaaaaatattttcttaattgtttgaacacattatatctaaatgttgtagtaatatttacgtataaaatattcgtttgcacgatttatcaatattaatatgaatttatttttcttgttattaaaatatcttttgctgattatttaatttttctcttaccttataattaatttgtatattttatgtaagatcttattttgctgcttgaatttatttagtttttaaattcaataaatctttaatatcttaagtaatttttagttttattttatattttaacttactccaaagtataaatagtcataggtttTCTCAATTTTCGTCTTTATATATTATTctttttctattatagtttttaattaatttttcacctccatatttctagctaacatagaagaaaatttatgagtggatcaatatatagatataaatatagatatagatatatatatatatatatatatttgtctagatctatttagattatgtataagattcattaaactacctccattaattatatttttatatataatttctaattattaatgttgtcctaaaattaccaagtggcttcattttagcttgccacttggcttaaccacatgcttcactactctccttttaatataactagtattaAAACATGCGCGATGCATGGATCGTATTAAAGAATTATAATACTAAACATTTCAAATTGTGATCTTTGTTATTTGAGCATTGATCACATtgctttgaaaaataaaaattcaacctCCATTTTTATTTTCAACATAATATATCTAATAAAAAATTCTATATGAAAATtttctattattctatttttttattttctaaattaatcattaATATCTTCGTGCATTATCTACTTACttcattttttaattaattcaaagtataaatGTCCTCATATTATATCTATCTCATTAGTTGTGCATTTTTTAGATCTATcgtaaaattttaattaatttttcgcattTAACATTTTTACCTataatcaaaataatatcatatttagtACTAATTTGTGATATTGAATTTGTCCAGATTAAAAATAAAGaagttattttgttattttattatacATCTActaatatttttaataatttttaattttgtattACTTGGCATAACCAATTAAaactttcttctcttttatttcaaTCATAAAATGTAGTTCACAAAAATTAATCCGAGGGAGAAATCACACAAATATTTTCTTTACTATCTTAATATATGTCAACAACATAAATTTACCTTGTCTCTTGTATTGAGGTCAAACCAGTTAATAAGTAAGCTCTAAGAGTATTGCACCATCAGAATTATTTGTTTCTGGGCTAGTTTTCAATTGATAAGCATACACAAAGATTCAAAAGTTAAAGAAGTATTACAAAAAATATCTATTAATAATTTTTGGGATTCAAAAAATCATATTACAACTTTGTGGAAATAATGGTCTTAAAACATGCCTGAATACATGATCAAATTAACATATGCATAAGCACATGAATAATCCTAATCCAGCACTATTCAAAGACATACAATTTAACAACCTCGTTAAAAACAATCGGAACCAAGATATCATAATTAAGTGATATGACAATTTCGAAATTGAAATCTTAAAATTGTAAACAATCTCTTAAAAAAGTATTAACATACCTTTTCTCGTAAAGGATACTTGTTAGTTAATGTTCAGTTCCCACATTGATCCAATTGTATTCATTTACCTTTGAAAATCTAGAAAGGTCAAATAGTTAGATGTTCTATATCATTTGTTTtacaaataaaaaattcaaataaaataacgTCTGAAACACTATTTATAAAAAACGAAGAGTACTCACATAAAATACGCTTTTAATTGAAATTTTTTTACTTACCAACTACTACAACATTAACTCGTGATTCTATTCTCATACtgtgatgaccttttaggtcatcacttgtgttgtaatgaaattctacgtttcgaggccttaaaaacctcccttagcaccacctcgatttgtgtgcgcagtccggacgcgtagtcggaaagcttaaatgtgaaaatatgtgaaaaatgataagttttgactgtaaaatgaataaatttgacttcgatcaatgttttgggtaaacagacccggacccatgatttgacggtcccggagggtcagaaagaaaatatgggacttgggcgtatgcccggaatcgaattccgaggttccaaacctgagaaatgaattcttaaaggaaattatttaagaaaaattgaaatgaaatttgattaaaacatgatggtatcgggcctgtattttggttctggcgcccggtataggtcttatatatgatttaagacatttctgtgaaatttggtgaaaaacagagtttatttgacgtgaattggacttccggttgaggagttatgaactttgagagttcttgatgaaaatattgagttttgaggtttaattcatgatttacaTGTTATTTCGATGATATGATCggacgagtaggtccatatgatgtttttgagttagtatgcatacttggtttggagttccgattgctcgggtgagttttgggtaggtttcgggatgttttaaaCTTAAAacgagaagttgcaggtctctgaacccaccagtgcggtccgcagtcgACCTCGTGCGgagcgcggtggaggctgtgtaGCCACGgtcaactttgtgcggtccgcacagggtgctgcTGTGGGGCCGaagtcgactttgtgcggtccgcacagggcactagaccgcagtaccctcaggaaggcttgtgcggccgcagtccattttgtgcggtccgcacagggggtctgagaggggtataaatagacgtgATTTTCAGTCATTGTgcatttttcaaaacccaaaaaacataagaggcgatttttcaaacaacctttcttctccaaatcaattataagtcatttttaactagtttttttTAATCATTAAcgtcttttaacatgatttcaacttcaaatcaatgatttttatgggggaaattgggtgtttcgggtagaacctaggtttttcaaaaattagggatttggacctcgatttgagatccgatttcaaaacaaattacatatttgagctcgtggggaatgagtaatcgagttttggttcgaacctcgggttttgaccacgtgggcccgggggcaattttgacattttgggtaaaaactttggaaaactcattttttcatgcattcaaattgatccatttagcgtttattgatgaaattaagtaacttgtgggtagatacgagcgaattggcggcggaatcaagggataaagctataattgaaatttgaattgtgttcgaggcatcgaggtaagtgtttggtctaaccttagcttgaggggttaagagttgtgtcttatttgctacatgctaattgtggagtacgacgtataggcaaggtggcgagtatctatacgttggtgtcaagcatgcccgtgagtcttgtattataattgttatgactctgttgtggtttattgcgcttcatatgttgtTATCAccgttgttcccttgccgggaagtttgTTCGgtgttattgttcccttgctgggatgttattgaaatatcatttttcccttgctgggaagttgttatattgctcctgttcccttgccgggattccctgtgattattgttggcttgtaaatcgGAGCGgg
This genomic stretch from Nicotiana sylvestris chromosome 9, ASM39365v2, whole genome shotgun sequence harbors:
- the LOC138878768 gene encoding uncharacterized protein; the protein is MEIIQKLSYTIGELPFKYLGIPLATKKLSLIQWHPLIEKIVARIFSWTAKKLSYTGRVQLVQTVLFGIQSYWSQLFNLLMKVMKMIAAYCRSYIWPGINTITKKSLVAWDRMCTPKLRGGYGLINLQMWNRAAIAKLCWDVASKRDSLWIRWIHAYYIKDKRIEDIAIPQQASWMVRQILSARTVLQQIQHRQQAKKSMISQFYYQLLGNSPRVVWNSMMFKNKAKPKVIFTMWVQLQGTLLTAYRLIKSGVNVDPRYSLCQLNDETRDHLFVSCSFTKTVWQKVLQWMRRQEVIGDNWGQHQEWITQRAKGRSYGAQLYIMVYAEVTHGVWIERNMRIFQQRSRSADSIAREIAYICNVRATKGISSLVQHFMFH
- the LOC138878769 gene encoding uncharacterized protein, producing the protein MENSMDKGKAIEDRFELDMTNFPALSAIAMRNSFGPLTKGSWCLSSVPPDKGRGWNYATNYQDASNKWIWFTWDSQWYNVTILSVAAQYIHYLVQDRVGIIDCAITAIYGYNTIEQRKQLWSGLKDIATGNTKPWLLCGDFNAVLHTNDRQMGNPITYTEVQDFADCVANLTLNELGHVATKYGLPYISDHSPMLLTLSSAPKPGKTPFRFFNVWADHESFISIIERIWNQSFAEGKMKKIWIKLKRLRPLFRTLNTEHYRTISMKIEQARTTLEEVQQKIITAYNDNLIEEEKSLLQNLEKWSLIEESVLRQKAITKWIKLGDSNTKYFADVMKERSQRKQVNELVSIMGDKLVQPDNIKQEVKLALCAEVTDKEIYNGLCAIDSDKAPGIDGYNAYFFKKAWVIINNEVSQAVKEFFSTGK